TTCGAATAATCAATTGAGAACAAAAAGGAGAAGAACATGGCAGAATTTACATTTGAAATCGAAGAACACTTACTTACTCTATCTGAAAACGAAAAAGGATGGACCAAAGAAATCAATCGTGTCAGCTTTAATGGTGCACCAGCAAAGTTTGACATTCGAAGCTGGAGTCCCGACCATACCAAGATGGGGAAGGGAATTACCCTATCAAACGAAGAGTTTCAAGTCATGGTGGATGCTTTTAAGAATCAATAAACATTCATCTAAGATGAATTAAAAAGAGGCTAGGGAAAATCCCGGCCTCTTTTATTTGCTTGAAAAATAAGCTTGTGTACGAAGACGTTGGAGTAGTGGTCGGCTGATGAAGCTAATGGCTACAATTTTGGCAAGATCAGGTATGATAAAAGGAATAACACCGACAGCCAGTGCTTTATCAAAAGTCATTCCAGCTAAAAAGTGGAGACTGAGAATACCACCGACAAAAACAAGTGAATCTCCCAAGAGATTTGCAAAGAAAATACGGAGGATACCACTATTGGTGTGAATGAGATAGGAAGCAAGCCCTGCATAGACAAGATCGAACCAAAGATAACCAGCGCTTGGTCCAACTAAAACGTGAAATCCAGCTCCACCGTTAGCAAAGACTGGTAGGCCAATAGCCCCAAGTAAGAGATAAATTCCGACAGAGAGAACAGCTTCTCTAGGTCTAAAAACAGTAGCGATGAGTCCGATAGCAAAGTTTTGCAGAGTGAAAGGAACTGGACCAATCGGCATACTGATTTGGGCCAATACAGCAATCAGTGCAGCCCCGATAGCTGGGATAGCGTAAATGTGTGCTTTTTTCAAAATAGTTAACCTCTTCTATAAATTATAGTAACTATTATACTGAATGAGACAAAATTGTCAACCTATTTTAAAATAAAAGGTTACAAAATTGTAACGGCCGATTGAGATAAAAAAAGAGACCAAGGGGTCTCTCTTTTCTTTTAACGCATGGTCACAAATTCTTCTGAGCCAGTTGGGTGGATAGCGACAGTAGCATCAAAGTCTGCTTTTGTAGCTCCCATCTTGATAGCAACTGCGAAACCTTGGATCATTTCATCGACGCCATAGCCGATACCATGAAGTCCAACTACCTTTTCGTCTGCACCAGCTGTAACGAGCTTGAAGCGAGCTTCTTGACGGTGACTAGTAACGGCAGAATACATAGATGCAAATTTTGAAGTATAGACTTTGACATTTTCTTGACCGTACTCTTTTATTGCTTCTTCCTCAGTCAGACCGACTGTTCCGATTGCTGGGTGTGAAAAGACTACAGTCGGAATAGTAGTGTAGTCCATTTTGGCATTGGTTTTACCGTTGAAAAGTCTTTCAGAGAGTGTACGACCAGCCTTGATAGCGACGGGAGTCAACTCTTTTTCACCGGTGACATCTCCAAGAGCGTAGATACCTTCAACGACTGTGTTCTGGTATTCATCAACCTGGATAAAGCCACGTTCATTGAGGGTAACACCAGCTTTTTCAAGTTGAAGTTCTTCAACGTTTGGACGACGACCAGTTGCCCAGATAACTTGACTGGCAGTATGAGTGCTACCATCTTCAAAATGAATGGTAATGCCTTGATCTATTTTTTCAAGTTTAGAAGGAACCTTATGTGTGTGGAGGTTTAGTCCTGTATTTTCCATTTCTTGAACTAGACTCTCAACGATATAGCTATCAAATCCACGTAGCGGACGTTCACGACGGACAAATAAATCTGTCTGAACACCAAGTGTATGGAGGACACCAGCCAATTCGACAGCAATGTAACCGGCACCCAGAATAGCTACTGATTCAGGCAACTCTTCCCAAGCAAAGACATCATCAGAACTACCACCTAGTTCTGCACCAGGAATGGCAGGAATTTGAGGATGTGCACCAGTCGCAATCACGATGTGCTTAGCGCGGATCAATTCGCCATTAACACTGACAGTATGAGCATCAACAAACTCGGCACGACCTTCAAATAAATCAACTCCGTTACGTTTGAAGCTTCCGTCGTAAGAAGAACGAGCACGATCGATGTAGGCTTCACGATTCTTACGAAGTGTTGCGTAATCAAATTCGTTATTCGTACTTGTGAAACCATAGTCAGGTCCATATTTGTGGATACTCTCTGCAATTTGCGCTCCGTACCACATTATTTTCTTAGGAACGCAGCCAATATTGACACAAGTTCCCCCTAATTTTTTTTCTTCAATAACTGCGGCTTTGGCTCCGTGTTCACCAGCACGATTCATGGTAGCAATACCCCCGCTACCTCCTCCGATGGCGATAATATCATATTCTCTCATAGAAAGCTCCTTTGTTGTTTTCTAGTCATATTCTATCTTTTTTTGGAGGTCAATGCAAAAATCTGCTACGTATAAAGATTTTATGTAAGTGCTTGCAAAAATATAAAAGAAGGTGTATTATATAACTAATACAACAACAAAAGATAAAGCAGCTAATTTTGGATAATTGGAAATAAATTGTCCAATTTCAGGACATGTGCTATAATCTTAATATATGCAATTAAAAAGGAGTATGGATATGAAAAGAAAGTCAAAAGCCAAGAAATGGCCTTTATTTACAGCTATCGGTGTTGCCTCAGTTCTTGTAGTGGGAGCGGCTGCCGTTCTTCTATTAAGACAACCAAATCAAGCAGCAACCAAAGAGGAAACTGCAAAGATTGTTCTTGCAAAAGATGGTTCAGTGGCTTCATCGGTTCTCTTATCAGGTACTGTGACGGCTCAGAATGAACAATATGTTTATTATGATGCTAGTAAAGGTGACTTAGATGAGGTTTTGGTTTCTGTAGGAGATAAGGTTAGCGAGGGGCAAGCACTAGTCAAGTATAGTAGTACAGAAGCCCAGGCTGCCTATGATGCTGCCAGTCGTGCTGTGGCTAAGGCTGACCGTCATATCAATGAATTAAACGATGCACGTAATACTGCTGCGGCAACACCAAGTCTTCCTCAAGCAGGTCTTGAAGGAGCAACTGATCAAACCCAAGCTCAATCTTCGACATCCGCTACAGCTTCTATTGATTCTCAAATCAGTGATGCACGTGATGTTCGTGCAGACGCAGAAGCACAACTTGAAAAGGCTCAAGCCCAATTGGATGCGGCAACAGTATTGAGCACGCTAGAAGGTACGGTTGTTGATGTAAATCGCAATGTTTCAAAATCTCCAACTGGAAATAGTCAAGTATTGGTCCATATCGTCAGCAATGCTAACTTGCAAGTCAAGGGAGAGCTTTCTGAGTACAACCTTGCCAATCTTTCCGTAGGTCAGGAAGTCACCTTTACATCTAAGGTTTATCCAGATAAGACATGGAATGGTAAGATCAGCTATATTTCAAATTATCCAAAAAATAATAGTGAAGCAAGCGCAAGTGTTGCGGGATCAAACTCAGGTTCTAAATATCCATATACCGTCGATGTAACAAGTGAACTCGGTGACTTGAAACAAGGTTTTACTGTCAGTGTCGAAGTGAAAAGCATGAGTAAAGCATTGCTTGTTCCTATTACAAGTATCGTCATGGAAGAAGATAAAAACTATGTTTGGATCCTTGATGAAAATCAAAAGGCCAAAAAAGTTGAAGTTGGATTGGGCAATGCAGATGCAGAAAACCAAGAAATCACATCTGGTCTGACAGATGGAGCAAAAGTCATCAGTAATCCGACAGCTTCCTTGCAAGAAGGAAAAGAGGTGAAGACTGATGAAACAACTAATTAGCCTCAAAAATATCTGCCGTAGCTATCGTAATGGTGACCAAGAACTTCAAGTCCTTAAAAACATTAATCTAGAAGTTCATGAGGGAGAATTCGTAGCTATCATGGGACCATCAGGTTCTGGTAAGTCCACCCTCATGAATACCATAGGTATGTTAGATACACCTACAAGTGGTCAGTATTTTCTAGACGGAAAAGAAGTAGCTGGTTTAGGTGAAAAACAATTAGCCAAAGTTCGAAATCAAGAAATCGGCTTCGTCTTTCAACAATTCTTTCTCTTGTCCAAAATGAATGCTCTACAAAATGTAGAACTTCCCTTGATTTATGCAGGAGTTTCAGCTTCTAAACGTCGCAAATTAGCAGAAGAGTATCTGGAAAAGGTTGAACTGACTGAGCGTAGTCATCACTTACCTTCGGAGTTGTCAGGTGGTCAGAAGCAAAGGGTTGCCATAGCGCGTGCACTCGTTAACAATCCTTCTATCATCTTAGCTGATGAACCAACAGGAGCTCTGGATACCAAAACGGGTAATCAGATTATGCAACTCTTGGTTGAATTAAACAAAGAAGGAAAAACCATCATTATGGTAACGCATGAGCCTGAAATCGCTGCTTACGCTAAGCGTCAGATTGTCATTCGTGATGGCGTCATTTCATCTGATAGTGGTCTCGTAGAAAAGGAGGAAAACTAAGATGCAGAATCTGAAATTTGCCTTTTCATCCATTATGGCCCACAAGATGCGGTCCTTCTTAACCATGATCGGGATTATCATCGGTGTATCCTCAGTTGTCGTGATCATGGCCTTGGGCGATTCCATGTCTCGTCAGGTCAATAAAAACATGACAAAGTCCCAGAAAGACATCCATGTCTTTTTCTCACCTACCAAGAGTAAGGACGGTTCCTTTACACAAAGACAATCTGCATTGACCTTGTCTGGTGGTCAAGAAGAAAATTTTGTTGAACCACCTAAACCACAAGAAGCCTGGGTTAAGGAAGCTGCTAAGCTCAAGGGTGTGGACAGCTACTATGTAACCAACTCATCCAATGTGACCTTGACTTATAAGGATAAAAAGGTTGAACGTGCGAGCTTGACAGGTGGAAACATCACTTATATGGATGCGGTTGAAAACAAAATCGTTGCAGGCCGTAGTTTAAGGTCACAAGATTATAAAGATTTCGCTAGTGTTATCATTTTAGATGAAGAACTTGCTAATAGCCTTTTTGGTTCAGCACAAGAAGCTCTCAACCAAATTGTTGAAGTAAATGAAATCAGTTATCGTGTTATTGGTGTTTATGCAAGTAAGGAAGCTAAGGCTGCAAAAACTTTTGGGATTGGAGGACTACCAATCACGACCAATATTTCTCTTGCGGCCAATTTTAACACCGACGAAATTTCTGATATTGTGTTTCGTGTTAACGATACGACCCTGACTCAGACTTTAGGTCCAGAATTGGCTAGAAGAATGACAGAGATTGCAGGTCTTCAACAAGGGGAATATCAAGTTGCAGATGCGTCTGCTGCCTTCCAAGAAATTCAACAACTCTTTGGCTTCATAACAACGATTATTAGTGCTATTGCGGGGATTTCCCTTTTTGTCGGTGGTACTGGTGTTATGAACATTATGCTTGTTTCAGTGACAGAGCGTACCCGTGAGATTGGTCTACGTAAAGCACTAGGAGCAACTCGGGGGAATATTCTGGTTCAATTTTTGATTGAATCCATGATTTTAACCTTGTTAGGAGGGGTCATCGGTCTCGTGCTGGCTGCAGGGGTGACTATGCTTGCAGGTGTCCTTCTTCAAAACATGATTGCAGGAATCGAAGTTGGCGTATCCATCCCAATTGCTCTCTTTAGTTTAGGTGTCTCAGCTGGCATCGGTATGATATTTGGTGTTCTACCAGCCAATAAAGCTTCTAAACTTGATCCGATTGAAGCCCTTCGTTA
The window above is part of the Streptococcus sp. Marseille-Q6470 genome. Proteins encoded here:
- a CDS encoding YdbC family protein; the encoded protein is MAEFTFEIEEHLLTLSENEKGWTKEINRVSFNGAPAKFDIRSWSPDHTKMGKGITLSNEEFQVMVDAFKNQ
- a CDS encoding biotin transporter BioY, which encodes MKKAHIYAIPAIGAALIAVLAQISMPIGPVPFTLQNFAIGLIATVFRPREAVLSVGIYLLLGAIGLPVFANGGAGFHVLVGPSAGYLWFDLVYAGLASYLIHTNSGILRIFFANLLGDSLVFVGGILSLHFLAGMTFDKALAVGVIPFIIPDLAKIVAISFISRPLLQRLRTQAYFSSK
- the gor gene encoding glutathione-disulfide reductase, translating into MREYDIIAIGGGSGGIATMNRAGEHGAKAAVIEEKKLGGTCVNIGCVPKKIMWYGAQIAESIHKYGPDYGFTSTNNEFDYATLRKNREAYIDRARSSYDGSFKRNGVDLFEGRAEFVDAHTVSVNGELIRAKHIVIATGAHPQIPAIPGAELGGSSDDVFAWEELPESVAILGAGYIAVELAGVLHTLGVQTDLFVRRERPLRGFDSYIVESLVQEMENTGLNLHTHKVPSKLEKIDQGITIHFEDGSTHTASQVIWATGRRPNVEELQLEKAGVTLNERGFIQVDEYQNTVVEGIYALGDVTGEKELTPVAIKAGRTLSERLFNGKTNAKMDYTTIPTVVFSHPAIGTVGLTEEEAIKEYGQENVKVYTSKFASMYSAVTSHRQEARFKLVTAGADEKVVGLHGIGYGVDEMIQGFAVAIKMGATKADFDATVAIHPTGSEEFVTMR
- a CDS encoding efflux RND transporter periplasmic adaptor subunit; the encoded protein is MKRKSKAKKWPLFTAIGVASVLVVGAAAVLLLRQPNQAATKEETAKIVLAKDGSVASSVLLSGTVTAQNEQYVYYDASKGDLDEVLVSVGDKVSEGQALVKYSSTEAQAAYDAASRAVAKADRHINELNDARNTAAATPSLPQAGLEGATDQTQAQSSTSATASIDSQISDARDVRADAEAQLEKAQAQLDAATVLSTLEGTVVDVNRNVSKSPTGNSQVLVHIVSNANLQVKGELSEYNLANLSVGQEVTFTSKVYPDKTWNGKISYISNYPKNNSEASASVAGSNSGSKYPYTVDVTSELGDLKQGFTVSVEVKSMSKALLVPITSIVMEEDKNYVWILDENQKAKKVEVGLGNADAENQEITSGLTDGAKVISNPTASLQEGKEVKTDETTN
- a CDS encoding ABC transporter ATP-binding protein; amino-acid sequence: MKQLISLKNICRSYRNGDQELQVLKNINLEVHEGEFVAIMGPSGSGKSTLMNTIGMLDTPTSGQYFLDGKEVAGLGEKQLAKVRNQEIGFVFQQFFLLSKMNALQNVELPLIYAGVSASKRRKLAEEYLEKVELTERSHHLPSELSGGQKQRVAIARALVNNPSIILADEPTGALDTKTGNQIMQLLVELNKEGKTIIMVTHEPEIAAYAKRQIVIRDGVISSDSGLVEKEEN
- a CDS encoding ABC transporter permease, coding for MQNLKFAFSSIMAHKMRSFLTMIGIIIGVSSVVVIMALGDSMSRQVNKNMTKSQKDIHVFFSPTKSKDGSFTQRQSALTLSGGQEENFVEPPKPQEAWVKEAAKLKGVDSYYVTNSSNVTLTYKDKKVERASLTGGNITYMDAVENKIVAGRSLRSQDYKDFASVIILDEELANSLFGSAQEALNQIVEVNEISYRVIGVYASKEAKAAKTFGIGGLPITTNISLAANFNTDEISDIVFRVNDTTLTQTLGPELARRMTEIAGLQQGEYQVADASAAFQEIQQLFGFITTIISAIAGISLFVGGTGVMNIMLVSVTERTREIGLRKALGATRGNILVQFLIESMILTLLGGVIGLVLAAGVTMLAGVLLQNMIAGIEVGVSIPIALFSLGVSAGIGMIFGVLPANKASKLDPIEALRYE